Within Octopus sinensis unplaced genomic scaffold, ASM634580v1 Contig18997, whole genome shotgun sequence, the genomic segment ctccgtagtgttgttttgcatttacaacataaatgcatttataaaataaatatataaaaattataaaaataataataataatatacagtgcTGCTCCTTCTTcgtagattttcacctatcgatGGAGGTTTTGGAATGTCAAATACGCGATAgtcgaggtattactgtatatcaCATTAACATTCGTGAGGTAAAAGGTCTTTATAATTACTGTTTGTAATATGATGATCGGGTTTAAGAGGTAGAAGCGGGATTTGGAGTGGAACACGTGAGCATGACACGTGTGCAACTCGGAGATGTGACGAAGAAGGTTCATCCAGCAAGTTAAGAATTTCACTATTAAAGCTAAAAACGAACTAGCCAGTGGTTAGATTTGAAGATTTCTAATAATCTGGAATATATCTATAAGCATGCAAAGAAGTCGGGGATTAATGGTGTCCAACATAGATATGAGAGACACATTCCTTACTGAGTGATATCTGGATCTCACATAACCTAATTTCTACCAACAAATAAAGCTTATGTTCGCAATTGCATTGAATACCACATTAATTTCGGCATTGGGATTACATGGTACAAAAAGATATttagaaaagtaaaacaaaaatcattCAAACGAAGTGAAATATATTATCATTGTCCGGCAGTCGTTTACTTAATACATCTTTATTTCTATTATCAAATGATCTTATCTTAATTAAATTTCTATTTGAGAATAATTTTTGACGTTTTGTAGATGACCTGTGGGCTAAATTAGTAATTGTAAATCAATCATACTAATCGGATAGTGATTTTGACTCAATAACGATAATACTGTATTAAACAGGTCTGCTATAATTATAGTTAGCTATAAGACGTCTTAAGTGTGCTAGCATTGCCACCGAGTTGTAATTTAGAACAGTTGGAAAAAAACGCACAACATTATCTTATTTACAAAACTGAatcttttttgtgtttgtatttaagtaAGGCATTTATGGATTTAGTGaatgttgttttattaaataGTAAATCAAGTAGATTTATTctgttaatttgtttttgttttgaatctAGTTCTTTCAGCATGTTTGTCAGCACCTTGTATGAACGGTGGTCAATGTTCGAATGCAGGTACATCATTTGTGTGCCAATGTCTTCCTAACTTTTACGGTCCTCGTTGTCAAATTGAAGATAAATGTCGCTCAGTGACTTGCCTAAATGGTGGCCGATGTACTACAACTAACTTTGTTGCGAAATGTAATTGCCCATCTGGATTTACTGGTCCACGATGTGAAAATCCCATTAATTCCTGTCAATCTTCACCGTGTCAAAATGGTGGAACATGCTATCCAAATGGAGTTCAATTCACTTGTCGTTGCCCTGTTGGACTCAGAGGACTACGATGTGAACAACCATTTTGCTCAgcaaatatctgtcaaaatggTGGAACATGTCAGCTTGTAAACAATCAAGTTTCTTGCATATGTCTCAATGGATTTCAAGGTAATAGATGCCAGGTGCCGATTCAGTGTTATCCACCATGTCAAAATGGAGGAATTTGTAACACTAACACAAGAATGTGCAACTGCCCTCATGGATTCGTTGGCCCAGATTGTTCAAGAAGAGATGATTGCGCGTTAAATccaaatatctgtcaaaatggTGGAACATGTCAGCTTGTAAACAATCAAGTTTCTTGCATATGTCTCAATGGATTTCAAGGTAATAGATGCCAGGTGCCGATTCAGTGTTATCCACCATGTCAAAATGGAGGAATTTGTAACACTAACACAAGAATGTGCAACTGCCCTCATGGATTCGTTGGTCCAGATTGTTCAAGGAGAGATGATTGCGCGTTAAATccaaatatctgtcaaaatggTGGAACATGTCAGCTTGTAAACAATCAAGTTTCTTGCATATGTCTCAATGGATTTCAAGGTAATAGATGCCAGGTGCCGATTCAGTGTTATCCACCATGTCAAAATGGAGGAATTTGTAACACTAACACAAGAATGTGCAACTGCCCTCATGGATTCGTTGGTCCAGATTGTTCAAGAAGAGATGATTGCGCGTTAAATccaaatatctgtcaaaatggTGGAACATGTCAGCTTGTAAACAATCAAGTTTCTTGCATATGTCTCAATGGATTTCAAGGTAATAGATGCCAGGTGCCGATTCAGTGTTATCCACCATGTCAAAATGGAGGAATTTGTAATACTAACACAAGAATGTGCAACTGCCGTCATGGATTCGTTGGTCCAGATTGTTCAAGAAGAGATGATTGCGCGTTAAATccaaatatctgtcaaaatggTGGAACATGTCAGCTTGTAAACAATCAAGTTTCTTGCATATGTCTCAATGGATTTCAAGGTGATAGATGCCAGGTGCCGATTCAGTGTTATCCACCATGTCAAAATGGAGGAATTTGTAACACTAACACAAGAATGTGCAACTGCCGTCATGGATTCGTTGGTCCAGATTGTTCAAGAAGAGATGATTGCGCGTTAAATccaaatatctgtcaaaatggTGGAAGATGTCAGCTGGTAAACGATCAAATCACTTGCGCATGTATAAATGGCTTTTATGGAGATAGGTGCCAGTTCCCAAGTCTGTGCTCTCCAAAATGTCAAAATGGAGGAACTTGTAATGTAAACACAAGAATATGCGACTGTCCTCCCGGATTTGGTGGTCGAGATTGTTCGAGAAGAGATCCTTGTGCTTCAAAGCCATGTTTGAATAATGGCCAATGTATTGTACAAAATGATTTTGACTACATTTGTGCGTGTCGCCAAGGATGGAGTGGTAAAAACTGTGGGAGTACCACTACGCCTTGTTCGAATAACCCCTGTTTGAACGGTGGACAGTGCTATCCTATGGGCAACAGCTTTACTTGTTATTGTCCACAAGGCTGGACTGGACAGAGATGCGGCAGTCAAACCAATCCATGCACTCCAAATCCTTGCCAAAACAACGGCCAGTGTAGCATGTTTGGACCAAATGGATTCACTTGCACTTGTGCTAGTGGATGGTCTGGCAAGTTTTGTAACGAAAGTGGTTCAATCTATTGTCCGTCTCGCCATTGTTCTAACGGAGGAACCTGCATCCACACTGCCAACCAATTACGTTGCCGATGTCCATTTGGCTTTAAAGGAATCTACTGTGAAGGTAAGCATAGCTGTTTAATGTTACATAATTTGTACTTGTGAACCGGATCCATAATTCGATTTTGATTTCTAGCGACAATCTTTTCACTTTACTTAGGTATGCGTTCAAAAATTGTATGGACATTAATTAGAATATACTGTTTCCTATTTCTATCTTTTCcagaaattaatataaaaccaaattactattacacataattataatacagttaataattttaaaacttttgacaattttaatattccaaatttacatttttttcatgAATTTCTTATACAGttctaaaattttgaaaaatcccTGATGTTCTCGAAATCAGATTGCTTAATCGTTTATTACCTTCTTCCAGCCTCTGGAAAGTGCCAGTTCAAATCGCTTTTGTTTATTGCACATATAAACATTTCATTTGAATATTGCTGGAAAAATTTGCCCCCATTGAACTGTAAAATTGTTTTGCTGCTTTGAATAAGAATAGAACTTATAAAAGCAATAAACAGATATACCAAGATAATTGTATTAAAGGAACTAACGGAAATATTTCATGGAAGCATTCCGCGTGCAAAAACACCGGTAAACTTGCAGCTATTGGAGTTCCCTATCTtactatttttgttctttttttaaattttaaatattaataaaggaA encodes:
- the LOC115231971 gene encoding neurogenic locus notch homolog protein 1-like isoform X4, whose protein sequence is MLQSTGRFLLCAFLATIVSPIVADYVIDVKFIKFENYNRLLANGRTCSNFGSQQCQTTLHVCARPDDTSTLCRYGETKTGVIGDNVIDLNKVFIGTARNPITYLIRQPFQKFVVSFTAKSNNELIADYVYQSGSHLPQRSVDEARYELITTRGSQNPTSQLTYQIRSYCSQGYYGPNCAIRCDIPTSEQTRFQCDANGQKVCKPGFSGPLCNINADLCRSSPCKNDATCVPMGSTFRCICKQGYTGQYCNKGIDECGLTTTPCLNGGICVDGINGYSCRCAYGYTGPKCETVLSACLSAPCMNGGQCSNAGTSFVCQCLPNFYGPRCQIEDKCRSVTCLNGGRCTTTNFVAKCNCPSGFTGPRCENPINSCQSSPCQNGGTCYPNGVQFTCRCPVGLRGLRCEQPFCSANICQNGGTCQLVNNQVSCICLNGFQGNRCQVPIQCYPPCQNGGICNTNTRMCNCPHGFVGPDCSRRDDCALNPNICQNGGTCQLVNNQVSCICLNGFQGNRCQVPIQCYPPCQNGGICNTNTRMCNCPHGFVGPDCSRRDDCALNPNICQNGGTCQLVNNQVSCICLNGFQGNRCQVPIQCYPPCQNGGICNTNTRMCNCRHGFVGPDCSRRDDCALNPNICQNGGTCQLVNNQVSCICLNGFQGDRCQVPIQCYPPCQNGGICNTNTRMCNCRHGFVGPDCSRRDDCALNPNICQNGGRCQLVNDQITCACINGFYGDRCQFPSLCSPKCQNGGTCNVNTRICDCPPGFGGRDCSRRDPCASKPCLNNGQCIVQNDFDYICACRQGWSGKNCGSTTTPCSNNPCLNGGQCYPMGNSFTCYCPQGWTGQRCGSQTNPCTPNPCQNNGQCSMFGPNGFTCTCASGWSGKFCNESGSIYCPSRHCSNGGTCIHTANQLRCRCPFGFKGIYCEVPDRQASFNCSEPTGLFPDPQSCRHFYQCDWNIAQKKDCPGNLHFNNVKKVCDWPYIAKCNIGQ
- the LOC115231971 gene encoding neurogenic locus notch homolog protein 1-like isoform X1, with protein sequence MLQSTGRFLLCAFLATIVSPIVADYVIDVKFIKFENYNRLLANGRTCSNFGSQQCQTTLHVCARPDDTSTLCRYGETKTGVIGDNVIDLNKVFIGTARNPITYLIRQPFQKFVVSFTAKSNNELIADYVYQSGSHLPQRSVDEARYELITTRGSQNPTSQLTYQIRSYCSQGYYGPNCAIRCDIPTSEQTRFQCDANGQKVCKPGFSGPLCNINADLCRSSPCKNDATCVPMGSTFRCICKQGYTGQYCNKGIDECGLTTTPCLNGGICVDGINGYSCRCAYGYTGPKCETVLSACLSAPCMNGGQCSNAGTSFVCQCLPNFYGPRCQIEDKCRSVTCLNGGRCTTTNFVAKCNCPSGFTGPRCENPINSCQSSPCQNGGTCYPNGVQFTCRCPVGLRGLRCEQPFCSANICQNGGTCQLVNNQVSCICLNGFQGNRCQVPIQCYPPCQNGGICNTNTRMCNCPHGFVGPDCSRRDDCALNPNICQNGGTCQLVNNQVSCICLNGFQGNRCQVPIQCYPPCQNGGICNTNTRMCNCPHGFVGPDCSRRDDCALNPNICQNGGTCQLVNNQVSCICLNGFQGNRCQVPIQCYPPCQNGGICNTNTRMCNCPHGFVGPDCSRRDDCALNPNICQNGGTCQLVNNQVSCICLNGFQGNRCQVPIQCYPPCQNGGICNTNTRMCNCRHGFVGPDCSRRDDCALNPNICQNGGTCQLVNNQVSCICLNGFQGDRCQVPIQCYPPCQNGGICNTNTRMCNCRHGFVGPDCSRRDDCALNPNICQNGGRCQLVNDQITCACINGFYGDRCQFPSLCSPKCQNGGTCNVNTRICDCPPGFGGRDCSRRDPCASKPCLNNGQCIVQNDFDYICACRQGWSGKNCGSTTTPCSNNPCLNGGQCYPMGNSFTCYCPQGWTGQRCGSQTNPCTPNPCQNNGQCSMFGPNGFTCTCASGWSGKFCNESGSIYCPSRHCSNGGTCIHTANQLRCRCPFGFKGIYCEVPDRQASFNCSEPTGLFPDPQSCRHFYQCDWNIAQKKDCPGNLHFNNVKKVCDWPYIAKCNIGQ
- the LOC115231971 gene encoding neurogenic locus notch homolog protein 1-like isoform X3, with the translated sequence MLQSTGRFLLCAFLATIVSPIVADYVIDVKFIKFENYNRLLANGRTCSNFGSQQCQTTLHVCARPDDTSTLCRYGETKTGVIGDNVIDLNKTFIGTARNPITYMIRQPFQKFVVSFTAKSNNELIAEYVYQSGYYLPQRSVEEARYKLITTRGSQNPTTQLTYQIRSYCSHGYYGPNCITRCDNPTSEQTRFQCDINGQKVCKPGFTGPFCNPDADPCRSAPCKNNATCNRMGSTFRCSCHPLYTGQFCIEGIDDCKRASSPCLNGGTCVDLINSYYCKCAYGYTGSKCENVLSACLSAPCMNGGQCSNAGTSFVCQCLPNFYGPRCQIEDKCRSVTCLNGGRCTTTNFVAKCNCPSGFTGPRCENPINSCQSSPCQNGGTCYPNGVQFTCRCPVGLRGLRCEQPFCSANICQNGGTCQLVNNQVSCICLNGFQGNRCQVPIQCYPPCQNGGICNTNTRMCNCPHGFVGPDCSRRDDCALNPNICQNGGTCQLVNNQVSCICLNGFQGNRCQVPIQCYPPCQNGGICNTNTRMCNCPHGFVGPDCSRRDDCALNPNICQNGGTCQLVNNQVSCICLNGFQGNRCQVPIQCYPPCQNGGICNTNTRMCNCPHGFVGPDCSRRDDCALNPNICQNGGTCQLVNNQVSCICLNGFQGNRCQVPIQCYPPCQNGGICNTNTRMCNCRHGFVGPDCSRRDDCALNPNICQNGGTCQLVNNQVSCICLNGFQGDRCQVPIQCYPPCQNGGICNTNTRMCNCRHGFVGPDCSRRDDCALNPNICQNGGRCQLVNDQITCACINGFYGDRCQFPSLCSPKCQNGGTCNVNTRICDCPPGFGGRDCSRRDPCASKPCLNNGQCIVQNDFDYICACRQGWSGKNCGSTTTPCSNNPCLNGGQCYPMGNSFTCYCPQGWTGQRCGSQTNPCTPNPCQNNGQCSMFGPNGFTCTCASGWSGKFCNESGSIYCPSRHCSNGGTCIHTANQLRCRCPFGFKGIYCEVPDRQASFNCSEPTGLFPDPQSCRHFYQCDWNIAQKKDCPGNLHFNNVKKVCDWPYIAKCNIGQ
- the LOC115231971 gene encoding neurogenic locus notch homolog protein 1-like isoform X2 → MLQSAGRFLLCAFLATIISPIVADYVIDVKFIKFENYNRLLANGRKCSNFGSQQCQTTLHVCARPDDTSTLCRYGETKTGVIGDNVIDLNKVFIGTARNPITYLIRQPFQKFVVSFTAKSNNELIADYVYQSGSHLPQRSVDEARYELITTRGSQNPTSQLTYQIRSYCSQGYYGPNCAIRCDIPTSEQTRFQCDANGQKVCKPGFSGPLCNINADLCRSSPCKNDATCVPMGSTFRCICKQGYTGQYCNKGIDECGLTTTPCLNGGICVDGINGYSCRCAYGYTGPKCETVLSACLSAPCMNGGQCSNAGTSFVCQCLPNFYGPRCQIEDKCRSVTCLNGGRCTTTNFVAKCNCPSGFTGPRCENPINSCQSSPCQNGGTCYPNGVQFTCRCPVGLRGLRCEQPFCSANICQNGGTCQLVNNQVSCICLNGFQGNRCQVPIQCYPPCQNGGICNTNTRMCNCPHGFVGPDCSRRDDCALNPNICQNGGTCQLVNNQVSCICLNGFQGNRCQVPIQCYPPCQNGGICNTNTRMCNCPHGFVGPDCSRRDDCALNPNICQNGGTCQLVNNQVSCICLNGFQGNRCQVPIQCYPPCQNGGICNTNTRMCNCPHGFVGPDCSRRDDCALNPNICQNGGTCQLVNNQVSCICLNGFQGNRCQVPIQCYPPCQNGGICNTNTRMCNCRHGFVGPDCSRRDDCALNPNICQNGGTCQLVNNQVSCICLNGFQGDRCQVPIQCYPPCQNGGICNTNTRMCNCRHGFVGPDCSRRDDCALNPNICQNGGRCQLVNDQITCACINGFYGDRCQFPSLCSPKCQNGGTCNVNTRICDCPPGFGGRDCSRRDPCASKPCLNNGQCIVQNDFDYICACRQGWSGKNCGSTTTPCSNNPCLNGGQCYPMGNSFTCYCPQGWTGQRCGSQTNPCTPNPCQNNGQCSMFGPNGFTCTCASGWSGKFCNESGSIYCPSRHCSNGGTCIHTANQLRCRCPFGFKGIYCEVPDRQASFNCSEPTGLFPDPQSCRHFYQCDWNIAQKKDCPGNLHFNNVKKVCDWPYIAKCNIGQ